In Daucus carota subsp. sativus chromosome 4, DH1 v3.0, whole genome shotgun sequence, one DNA window encodes the following:
- the LOC108215683 gene encoding cationic amino acid transporter 8, vacuolar: protein MKESHSNTNSNAPSTSTYSNNKLSAPLLEEKSSMEEQPSKPYWRFSKNDFFPEPSFKSLSSYKNALVNTPHRLKDRFLGRSSDENELHNLRKESENRMKMCLTWWDLIWMGFGSVVGSGIFSIAGQEAHNHAGPSIVLAYAASGLSALLSVFCYTEFSVEIPVAGGSFSFLRIELGDFVAFIAAANILLEAIVGAAGLGRSWSSYFATIFRPSADAFRIKVGGLPNGFNLLDPIAVLILAIANGIAMYGTKLTSSLNWISSIFSSAVIVFITVVGFVHADGNNLTPFFPYGAEGVFQAAAIVYWSYTGFDMVATMAEETKNPSRDIPLGLVGSMSVITVVYCLMTLALTAMVNYTEIDVNAAYSFAFEKIGMNWAKYLVSIVALKGMTTSLLVGSMGQARYTTQIARSHMIPPWFALVHPKTGTPIYATLAVTIISCIVSFFSSLDVLSSVLSFTTLFIFMLMAVALLVRRYYVKGVTSKQDFRIFLLCMVVVIGSSIGVAALWNAKQRGWIGYTVAGVFWFLGTLGMQLLPKQRIPKIWGVPLVPWLPTLSIAMNLFLIGSLGAVAFYRFFICSAVMMLYYLFVGVHATYDVAHEDILPEIGEGKETAVKPVV, encoded by the coding sequence ATGAAAGAATCACACTCCAACACAAACTCAAACGCTCCCTCTACGAGTACATATTCAAACAACAAATTATCAGCACCTCTACTCGAAGAAAAGTCATCAATGGAAGAGCAGCCCTCCAAACCCTATTGGCGATTCTCTAAAAACGACTTCTTTCCCGAGCCCTCTTTCAAATCTTTGTCATCTTACAAGAATGCCCTTGTGAACACGCCCCATCGTCTCAAAGATCGGTTCCTTGGGCGATCTTCTGATGAAAACGAGCTTCATAATCTTCGGAAAGAGAGTGAGAATAGAATGAAGATGTGTTTGACTTGGTGGGATTTGATTTGGATGGGCTTTGGATCTGTTGTTGGCTCTGGGATCTTCTCGATTGCGGGCCAAGAAGCTCATAATCATGCTGGCCCTTCTATTGTTCTTGCGTATGCTGCTTCTGGGCTGTCTGCACTTTTGTCAGTGTTTTGTTATACCGAGTTTTCTGTTGAAATTCCGGTGGCTGGGGGGTCTTTTTCGTTTTTAAGGATTGAATTGGGGGATTTTGTTGCGTTTATCGCGGCTGCGAATATCTTGTTGGAGGCAATTGTGGGTGCTGCTGGACTTGGCAGGTCTTGGTCTTCTTACTTTGCTACTATTTTTAGGCCTAGTGCTGATGCTTTTCGTATCAAAGTAGGGGGATTGCCTAATGGCTTTAATTTGTTGGATCCTATTGCTGTGTTGATTTTAGCTATTGCTAATGGTATTGCAATGTATGGTACTAAATTGACATCTTCTTTGAATTGGATTAGTTCGATTTTTAGTTCTGCTGTCATTGTTTTTATTACTGTTGTGGGGTTTGTGCATGCTGATGGCAACAATTTGACACCCTTTTTCCCATATGGAGCTGAGGGTGTCTTTCAGGCTGCTGCCATTGTGTATTGGTCTTATACCGGTTTTGATATGGTTGCTACAATGGCGGAGGAGACGAAGAATCCGTCTAGAGATATTCCGTTAGGGCTAGTTGGTTCGATGTCTGTTATTACTGTTGTTTATTGTTTGATGACATTGGCACTTACTGCTATGGTGAATTATACTGAAATTGATGTGAATGCTGCTTATTCGTTTGCGTTTGAGAAGATAGGGATGAATTGGGCTAAATATTTGGTGAGTATTGTGGCACTTAAGGGAATGACTACGAGTTTGTTGGTTGGATCAATGGGGCAAGCACGATACACCACTCAGATTGCTAGATCGCATATGATTCCCCCTTGGTTTGCTCTTGTTCATCCAAAAACTGGTACTCCTATTTATGCTACTCTTGCAGTGACGATAATTAGCTGCattgtttctttcttttcaaGCTTGGATGTTTTGTCAAGTGTGTTATCATTTACTACACTCTTTATATTCATGCTAATGGCGGTAGCATTGCTTGTTAGAAGATATTACGTAAAGGGTGTGACTTCAAAGCAGGatttcagaatatttctttTGTGTATGGTGGTGGTTATTGGTTCGTCTATTGGGGTCGCAGCCCTCTGGAATGCAAAACAGAGAGGGTGGATTGGGTATACGGTAGCTGGTGTATTCTGGTTTCTGGGTACATTAGGTATGCAATTGCTTCCCAAGCAAAGGATTCCTAAAATTTGGGGAGTTCCTCTTGTTCCATGGTTGCCGACATTGTCAATTGCAATGAATTTGTTTCTGATAGGATCTTTGGGAGCAGTTGCATTCTACCGTTTCTTCATATGTAGTGCCGTTATGATGCTATATTATCTCTTTGTTGGTGTTCATGCGACATACGACGTGGCTCATGAAGATATACTGCCAGAGATTGGAGAAGGAAAAGAAACAGCTGTCAAACCAGTAGTGTAA
- the LOC108219187 gene encoding ubiquitin carboxyl-terminal hydrolase 15, with translation MLEPRETDVPALFLFFVVLPLVAYFLLGRWSEVSKKKERLSLLTHCAGDEVFTTEPLSAATLIPLVQLPKINVHECARCYAPATTRCSRCKSVRYCSGKCQIIHWRQVHKHECHQMEQNSSSSSPKAVMNEKLPQDRILLDGNKDSQCFGDELRQSRQENILDHHGYHPNSTISSEAATCMGKGTSKPYSIKRRSVDKQVSRKFKGGILLSEDRAISESSEDACRHKATSKEGRQENIFESKNGSGISILEDKTKTATSSSNLGPELIVEGRPANVQSDSSGDKEIPLDCLSETSGSSNTKANSAPHLPGSKQHRSPKSVVKPVTEHSCPDTGRKGQFADESKVGRLKDDNPEQGHNGNSSMGLRKIMGLMRSPKFDRAVATNDKQKKIKMLFPYDEFVKFFHSDFSNLSPRGFINCGNSCYANAVLQCLTFTKPLTIFLLRRSHSRHCRAKDWCLMCELEKHATMLTESGGPVSPSRLLTNMRNINCQIGDGSQEDAHEFLRFLVTSMQSIGLEGLDGENVVDTRLQETTFIHHTFGGCLRSKVKCLRCHNESERYESIMDLTLEIFGWVESLEDALTQFTSAEDLDGENMYRCGRCAAYVRARKQLSIQEAPNILTIVLKRFQEGNYGKINKRITFPDMLDMIPFMTGTDDIPPLYILYAVVVHLDTQSASFSGHYVAYVKNLQGIWFRIDDTEVQPVHMSQVMSEEAYILFYMRSCPRPAKTYTGKPIRQQAQGLSKHWSSKTQTLSGKEETRFSGKSLNAYHSSDHKPATSMCSTKGIVNSLNGDNLPFDGIHGKSRKIEFLDANSSDWSIFTSSDDASFTTESTRDSFSTVDYADGGNMDPVSSIFNTVYMSEYSSHRTVSCCSYDSSRSHKRYASVENGFVFDSSISNQSLEKSLHIGNDWRHVNAPSVRAPPYVYVGDEDNYEDATFQTSNHCKF, from the exons ATGCTTGAGCCAAGAGAAACTGATGTACCTGCCCTCTTTCTGTTCTTTGTAGTGCTTCCTTTGGTTGCTTATTTCTTACTAGGAAGATGGAGTGAGGTGTCGAAGAAGAAGGAAAGATTAAGTTTACTGACACATTGTGCTGGTGATGAAGTTTTCACTACCGAACCCTTGAGTGCTGCAACTCTTATCCCTCTTGTACAATTACCAAAGATTAATGTTCATGAATGTGCGAGATGCTATGCTCCAGCTACAACTCGCTGCTCCCGTTGCAAGTCTGTTCGCTACTG TTCTGGAAAGTGTCAAATAATTCACTGGAGGCAAGTTCACAAGCACGAGTGCCATCAAATGGAACAGAACAGCAGCAGTTCCTCTCCTAAGGCTGTCATGAATGAAAAGCTTCCTCAGGACAGGATCTTATTAGATGGCAACAAAGATTCTCAGTGCTTTGGAGATGAACTCAGGCAGTCTAGGCAGGAGAATATACTTGACCATCATGGTTATCACCCTAATAGCACAATATCCTCAGAAGCTGCTACTTGCATGGGGAAGGGTACCTCTAAACCCTACTCGATCAAGAGAAGATCTGTAGACAAGCAGGTTTCTCGTAAATTTAAGGGAGGTATATTACTAAGCGAGGACAGAGCAATATCAGAGTCTTCTGAAGATGCTTGTAGACATAAAGCTACTTCGAAAGAAGGAAGGCAAGAGAACATATTTGAATCTAAAAACGGTTCTGGAATTTCAATACTCGAGGATAAAACCAAAACTGCAACAAGTTCGAGCAACTTAGGGCCAGAGTTGATTGTTGAAGGAAGGCCAGCTAACGTGCAAAGTGATTCCAGTGGTGATAAGGAAATACCATTAGATTGTTTATCTGAAACTTCTGGAAGCAGCAATACCAAAGCTAATAGTGCACCACACCTACCTGGATCAAAACAGCATAGATCACCAAAATCAGTTGTGAAGCCAGTGACTGAACACTCATGTCCAGACACAGGGAGAAAGGGCCAATTTGCTGATGAATCCA AGGTTGGTAGACTGAAAGATGACAATCCTGAACAAGGACACAATGGAAATTCAAGCATGGGACTCAGGAAGATTATGGGTCTTATGAGGTCACCAAAATTTGATCGTGCAGTAGCAACTAATGATAAGCAGAAAAAAATCAAG ATGCTATTTCCATATGACGAGTTTGTGAAGTTCTTTCACTCTGATTTTTCCAACCTGTCACCTAGAGGCTTTATAAATTGTGGAAACAG TTGCTATGCAAATGCTGTGCTGCAATGTTTAACTTTCACAAAGCCTCTGACTATCTTTTTGCTTCGTAGATCACATTCAAGACACT GCCGTGCTAAAGATTGGTGTCTTATGTGTGAACTGGAGAAGCATGCAACTATGTTGACAGAAAGTGGAGGTCCTGTGTCGCCTAGCAGACTCCTTACAAACATGCGAAACATTAATTGCCAAATTGGTGACGGAAGTCAGGAAGATGCACATGAGTTCTTAAG GTTTTTGGTTACTTCAATGCAATCTATAGGCCTCGAGGGTTTGGATGGAGAAAATGTGGTGGACACTAGATTGCAGGAAACGACCTTTATACATCACACTTTTGGTGGATGCCTTAGGTCTAAG GTCAAATGTCTTAGATGTCATAATGAGTCAGAACGGTATGAAAGCATTATGGATCTAACATTAGAGATATTTGGATGGGTTGAATCTTTGGAAGACGCATTAACTCAGTTCACAAGTGCAGAAGATTTAGATGGAGAAAATATGTATAGATGTGGAAG GTGTGCTGCTTATGTCCGAGCCCGCAAACAGTTGAGCATACAGGAGGCTCCAAATATCTTGACAATTGTCTTGAAAAGATTCCAG GAGGGGAATTATGGAAAGATAAATAAGCGTATTACTTTTCCAGACATGCTGGATATGATCCCTTTCATGACTGGAACAGATGATATTCCTCCACTTTACATCCTCTATGCTGTTGTTGTGCATTTAGATACACAGAGTGCATCTTTTTCTGGGCATTATGTTGCCTATGTGAAGAATCTACAAGGAATCTGGTTCAGGATTGATGACACTGAG GTCCAGCCAGTGCATATGAGCCAAGTCATGTCAGAAGAagcttatattttattttatatgag gtCATGCCCTCGCCCGGCAAAAACATATACCGGAAAACCTATTCGACAGCAAGCCCAAGGTCTTTCAAAGCACTGGTCATCAAAAACTCAAACATTATCAGGAAAAGAAGAAACTAGATTTAGTGGGAAGTCTCTCAATGCATATCATTCATCTGATCATAAGCCAGCAACATCTATGTGCTCTACCAAAGGGATTGTTAACAGTTTAAATGGAGATAATCTACCATTTGATGGAATTCATGGAAAGTCGAGAAAGATAGAGTTCTTAGATGCCAACTCAAGTGACTGGTCCATTTTTACCAGCTCAGATGATGCATCCTTCACCACTGAGAGTACTAGAGACTCATTCAGCACGGTGGATTATGCTGATGGAGGCAATATGGATCCCGTGTCCTCGATCTTCAACACGGTATATATGTCGGAGTATTCCTCTCATAGAACTGTATCATGTTGCAGTTATGACAGCAGTAGATCCCACAAAAGATATGCTTCAGTGGAGAATGGGTTCGTTTTTGATTCTTCAATCTCAAATCAATCTCTTGAAAAAAGTTTACATATTGGAAACGACTGGAGGCATGTCAATGCACCTTCAGTAAGAGCTCCGCCTTATGTTTATGTAGGAGATGAGGACAACTATGAAGATGCTACTTTTCAAACTTCTAATCATTGTAAATTTTGA
- the LOC108219188 gene encoding uncharacterized protein LOC108219188, translating to MYACKLMFLSLLLSILVLDRVAAAPPPPCKRLECPTYTIIDSGPDDSYEIRNYTDIVLVTTSPNQNLDFVKATKTLFRQLLAYILGKNDKGERIAMAAPVVTQVSPSGSAQSYAVSFYIPKKNQAEPPAADGLTIQRIPSTYAAVKQFPGFVSDDNVVEATNDLIKSLTGTKYMDAINKAHGGDPAHSYFVGQYNSPFELIGRTNEIWLTFQM from the exons ATGTATGCTTGCAAGTTGATGTTTTTGTCACTTCTGTTGAGCATCCTAGTGCTGGATAGAGTTGCCGCTGCTCCGCCACCGCCTTGTAAGCGTCTCGAGTGTCCGACATATACTATAATCGACTCCGGGCCAGACGACTCTTACGAAATCCGGAACTACACTGACATTGTGCTCGTTACAACATCACCAAACCAAAATCTAGATTTTGTCAAAGCCACAAAAACCCTCTTCAGACA GCTACTTGCATACATCCTAGGTAAAAATGACAAGGGCGAAAGGATAGCCATGGCAGCTCCAGTGGTTACCCAAGTCTCACCATCAGGATCAGCACAATCATACGCTGTGAGCTTCTACATTCCGAAGAAAAATCAGGCTGAACCACCAGCAGCAGACGGCCTTACTATCCAAAGAATCCCATCAACTTATGCAGCTGTTAAGCAATTTCCAGGATTTGTATCGGACGATAATGTCGTAGAGGCAACCAATGATTTGATCAAAAGTCTTACCGGGACCAAATACATGGACGCCATTAACAAAGCTCATGGTGGTGATCCAGCACATAGTTACTTTGTTGGACAGTATAACTCTCCCTTCGAACTTATTGGCAGAACCAATGAAATTTGGTTGACCTtccaaatgtaa
- the LOC108216127 gene encoding uncharacterized protein LOC108216127 produces the protein MGVFNVFKLSVLLNLLSGPELGLFPASKHLGSVVPPPTCGRIECPSYDVVFAGDEYEIRRYNSSMWSSTSPIQDISLVEATRIGFLQLFDYIQGKNNYQEQIEMTAPVLTQVSPSDGPFCASSFVVSFYLPNKNQANPPPAKGLHTQKWGTTYVAVRQFGGFVADSSVGEEAAALYSSISGTTWATAIDKSHAGEATTTYTVAQYNSPFEFSDRVNEIWLMFDL, from the exons ATGGGTGTTTTCAATGTGTTTAAGTTATCAGTGTTGTTGAACCTACTCTCCGGCCCGGAGTTGGGGTTGTTTCCAGCGAGTAAGCATCTGGGGTCGGTGGTTCCGCCACCGACATGTGGGCGCATAGAGTGCCCCAGTTATGATGTGGTATTTGCGGGAGATGAGTATGAGATAAGGAGATATAATTCAAGCATGTGGTCTTCTACTTCTCCTATTCAAGATATTTCTCTTGTAGAAGCCACCAGAATTGGGTTCTTACA GCTATTTGATTACATCCAAGGCAAAAACAACTACCAAGAGCAAATAGAGATGACAGCTCCCGTGCTTACTCAAGTATCACCAAGTGATGGGCCCTTCTGTGCATCTTCATTTGTTGTGAGCTTTTACCTCCCAAACAAGAACCAAGCGAATCCACCTCCAGCGAAAGGTCTGCATACCCAAAAATGGGGAACAACATATGTAGCTGTAAGGCAATTTGGAGGATTTGTAGCTGATTCAAGTGTTGGAGAAGAAGCTGCCGCGTTATACAGCAGCATTTCCGGCACCACATGGGCAACTGCTATTGACAAAAGTCATGCAGGGGAAGCCACTACGACTTATACTGTTGCCCAGTACAATTCcccatttgaattttctgacCGAGTGAATGAAATATGGCTGATGTTCGATCTGTAA